A single region of the Sciurus carolinensis chromosome 16, mSciCar1.2, whole genome shotgun sequence genome encodes:
- the Ccdc8 gene encoding coiled-coil domain-containing protein 8, with the protein MLQIGEDVDYLLIPREVRLAGGVWRVISKPATKEAEFRERLIQFLEEEGRTLEDVARIIEKSTPHPPQPPKKPKEPRVRRRVQQMVPPPPRLVVGTFDSSNASDSDFSDFETSRGKGGKGPRSRRKVRKMPVSYLGSKFLGSDLESEDDEELVEAFLRRGEKKPSAPPARRRVNLPVPMFEDNLGPQPSKADRWREYVSQVSWGKLKRRVKGWAPRSGLQVGEAPQASTLAERNGAYGPNSASPRESIGNAGGRSPLAPSPRRWRPKINWASFRGRRKGEAASPAPGANIPADQSAEAPANQGAEAPADQGPEAPEDQRVEAPADQGAEAADIQRAGVPADEGAEAADNQRAGVPAEQGAEAPADQGAEAPIDQGEEAVDIHRAGVPADQGAEAPADQRARAPGDQREEAGGAQGIQEAEASAGLGATGAGARKQVKTVRFQTPGRFSWFRKRRRAFWHTPRLPTLPKRVPRAGEARSLRVLRAEARAEAEQGEQEDQL; encoded by the coding sequence ATGCTGCAGATCGGGGAGGACGTGGACTATCTGCTCATCCCCCGGGAGGTCAGGCTAGCCGGGGGCGTGTGGAGGGTCATCTCCAAGCCCGCCACCAAGGAGGCGGAATTTCGGGAGCGGCTGATTCAGTTTCTGGAGGAAGAGGGCCGCACCCTGGAGGACGTGGCCCGCATCATCGAGAAGAGCACCCCACACCCGCCCCAGCCCCCTAAAAAGCCCAAGGAGCCCCGAGTGAGGAGGAGAGTCCAACAGATGGTCCCTCCTCCGCCTCGGCTGGTCGTGGGCACGTTCGACAGTAGCAACGCCAGCGACAGCGACTTCAGCGACTTCGAGACCTCCAGAGGCAAGGGCGGCAAAGGCCCGCGGAGCCGCAGGAAGGTGCGCAAAATGCCCGTCAGCTACTTGGGCAGCAAATTCCTGGGCAGCGACCTGGAGAGCGAGGACGACGAGGAACTGGTGGAGGCCTTCCTCCGGCGCGGGGAGAAGAAGCCCAGCGCCCCGCCCGCGCGCCGCAGGGTCAACCTGCCAGTGCCCATGTTCGAGGACAACCTGGGGCCCCAACCGTCCAAGGCAGACAGGTGGCGAGAGTATGTCAGCCAGGTGTCCTGGGGGAAGCTGAAACGAAGGGTGAAGGGGTGGGCTCCCAGATCCGGCCTCCAGGTCGGGGAGGCCCCACAGGCCTCCACCCTGGCAGAGAGAAATGGGGCATACGGGCCTAACAGCGCCAGCCCCAGGGAAAGCATAGGAAACGCTGGAGGTAGGAGCCCTCTGGCCCCCTCACCCAGACGATGGAGGCCCAAGATAAACTGGGCCTCCTTCAGAGGTCGCAGGAAGGGGGAGGCAGCATCCCCAGCTCCTGGGGCAAACATCCCAGCTGACCAGAGTGCAGAGGCCCCAGCCAATCAGGGGGCAGAGGCCCCTGCTGACCAGGGGCCAGAGGCTCCAGAGGATCAGAGGGTGGAGGCCCCCGCTGACCAGGGAGCAGAGGCTGCAGACATTCAGAGAGCAGGAGTCCCAGCTGATGAGGGAGCAGAGGCTGCAGATAACCAGAGGGCAGGGGTTCCAGCTGAGCAGGGGGCAGAGGCCCCAGCTGACCAGGGAGCAGAGGCACCAATTGATCAGGGGGAAGAAGCTGTAGACATTCACAGGGCAGGGGTCCCAGCTGACCAGGGGGCAGAGGCCCCAGCTGACCAGAGGGCCAGGGCCCCAGGAGATCAGAGGGAAGAGGCTGGGGGCGCCCAGGGTATCCAGGAAGCAGAAGCCTCAGCTGGTCTGGGGGCCACAGGGGCTGGGGCCCGGAAACAGGTCAAGACAGTGAGGTTCCAGACCCCTGGGCGGTTTTCATGGTTTCGAAAGCGCAGGAGAGCCTTCTGGCACACTCCCCGGTTGCCAACCCTGCCCAAGAGAGTCCCCAGGGCTGGTGAGGCCAGGAGCCTCAGGGTGCTAAGGGCTGAGGCCAGAGCAGAAGCGGAGCAGGGAGAACAGGAAGACCAACTGTGA